Proteins from a single region of Phycisphaerae bacterium:
- a CDS encoding sugar phosphate isomerase/epimerase codes for MKLTRREVIGRAAGTLSASAAGLLSVGTGTSSAAAQDAAGGRAASRRLRIGVSTYSFWHFTDQKVEVADCIERAAEMGFDGVEILHRQMSGESNTYLQDLKHRAFVNGLDLMGFSIHQGFVSPDPSVRKQQIEHTRHCIELAYRLGIPTMRLNTGRWGTIKSFDDLMANKGIEPILPGHTEDEAFKWVIDAIGACLPKAEECGVCMALENHWGIGRTAAGLMRIYTAVRSPWLKLLPDTGNFLDKTYEQLEMIAPHAVLVQAKTYFGGGEWYTLDIDYARVASIFRKVGYHGYISLEFEGKENAATGVPKSLEMLRKAFN; via the coding sequence ATGAAATTAACGCGTAGAGAAGTCATCGGACGAGCAGCGGGAACTTTGTCGGCGTCGGCAGCCGGCCTGCTCTCTGTGGGGACCGGGACCTCGTCAGCAGCAGCGCAAGATGCCGCTGGGGGCCGTGCTGCGAGCCGCCGCCTGCGGATTGGAGTCTCGACGTACTCGTTCTGGCACTTCACCGACCAGAAGGTCGAAGTGGCCGACTGCATCGAACGAGCCGCGGAAATGGGCTTCGACGGCGTTGAAATCCTCCATCGTCAGATGAGCGGCGAATCGAACACTTACTTGCAGGACCTCAAGCATCGCGCGTTCGTCAACGGACTGGATCTGATGGGTTTCTCGATTCACCAGGGTTTTGTGTCCCCCGATCCATCAGTCCGCAAGCAGCAGATCGAGCATACTCGGCACTGCATCGAGCTTGCCTACAGGCTGGGCATTCCTACGATGCGGCTCAACACCGGGCGGTGGGGAACGATCAAGTCCTTCGACGACCTGATGGCCAACAAGGGAATCGAACCGATCCTTCCCGGTCATACCGAGGACGAAGCCTTCAAGTGGGTGATTGACGCCATCGGGGCGTGCCTTCCCAAGGCCGAAGAATGCGGCGTGTGCATGGCCCTGGAAAACCACTGGGGTATCGGCCGGACCGCCGCCGGGCTGATGCGGATCTACACCGCAGTCCGCTCGCCTTGGCTCAAGCTCCTGCCCGACACCGGCAACTTCCTGGACAAGACCTATGAGCAACTGGAAATGATCGCCCCGCACGCTGTCCTCGTTCAGGCCAAGACCTACTTCGGCGGCGGCGAATGGTACACACTCGATATCGACTACGCCCGGGTGGCCAGCATCTTCCGAAAGGTCGGCTACCACGGTTACATCTCACTCGAATTCGAGGGCAAGGAGAATGCCGCCACCGGCGTCCCCAAGAGCCTCGAAATGCTCCGGAAGGCGTTCAACTGA
- a CDS encoding sugar phosphate isomerase/epimerase, whose translation MLPPVNRRTALKLAASSLAASTLTLKGESPRPELRWKTAVGLNGFQSGTRKYGKNYPIWEVLDFASRSGFDGVELVSDWPSGGYPAADETDRVRALRRLYDLYGLRLFSIQLGADGAFDPSEATRKAWLNEFRDRARLAKAIGCDCLGVWPGGGLRGQTLDQAIDLLARTFGEAGKIAGDLGLLVCFEIEPVFVFNTADHYLRILHGANHPALKGIYDPSHFDQMNGATGRPEELLQRVGVSSIGYVHFCDTDGTLRDGATSKHLACGDGKTDCAKGLSILKQGGFRGWIMVDEWEVPDPYDACRKCKRAIDRAWQDA comes from the coding sequence ATGCTTCCGCCCGTCAACCGCAGAACCGCACTCAAACTGGCCGCATCCTCCTTGGCGGCATCGACCCTCACACTGAAAGGTGAAAGCCCACGCCCTGAGTTGAGATGGAAGACCGCCGTCGGATTGAACGGTTTTCAATCCGGCACCCGCAAGTATGGAAAGAACTACCCGATATGGGAAGTGCTCGATTTCGCTTCGCGGAGTGGATTCGACGGCGTCGAACTCGTCAGCGACTGGCCGAGCGGCGGTTACCCGGCAGCCGATGAGACTGATCGTGTCCGCGCTCTCAGACGGCTGTACGACCTGTACGGGCTCCGCCTGTTCTCGATCCAACTCGGTGCGGACGGGGCATTCGACCCCAGCGAGGCGACTCGCAAGGCGTGGCTGAACGAGTTCCGCGATCGTGCCCGACTGGCCAAGGCCATCGGCTGCGATTGCCTCGGAGTGTGGCCGGGAGGCGGGCTGCGCGGCCAGACTCTTGATCAGGCCATCGATCTGCTGGCTCGGACCTTCGGCGAAGCCGGCAAGATCGCCGGTGATCTCGGCCTGCTGGTGTGTTTCGAGATCGAACCTGTGTTTGTCTTCAATACGGCCGATCACTACCTGCGCATCTTGCACGGGGCGAACCACCCGGCCTTGAAAGGCATCTACGACCCGAGCCACTTCGATCAGATGAACGGGGCCACCGGCAGACCAGAGGAATTGCTGCAACGTGTGGGGGTGAGCAGCATCGGCTACGTCCATTTCTGCGACACCGACGGCACGCTTCGAGATGGGGCCACATCCAAACACCTCGCCTGCGGCGATGGCAAAACCGACTGCGCCAAGGGGCTGAGCATCCTCAAGCAAGGAGGTTTCCGTGGCTGGATCATGGTAGACGAGTGGGAGGTGCCCGACCCCTACGACGCTTGCCGCAAGTGCAAGCGGGCGATTGACCGGGCGTGGCAGGACGCCTGA
- a CDS encoding Gfo/Idh/MocA family oxidoreductase yields the protein MRNKSTRRVFLGQLGIGLWAVGGARRACAGSSGDKLNVALIGVGGRGWDNFTAMRGENIVALCDVDEAHAGGAFKAMPDVPKFADYRQMFDRMHKQIDAVVISTPDHMHAIMTLAAMQLGKHVYCEKPLTHTVAEARRVAQATAKYKVVTQMGNGGNALAGSRRTVELLRARAIGEVREVHVWTDRPGSYWRNALDRPTDTPPVPKTLHWDLWLGVAQARPYHPAYLPAVWRGWFDFGTGALGDIACHSCNTMFWGLGLRDPTSVEAETSERHKESFPAWSRIKWQFPARDGRGPVTVFWYDGGQKPTGDVLDGQPPGDNGVVFVGDKGRMRINGRYQPSLLPEKDFAGYTPPPKTLPDSPGHHEEWIRNCKNGDLGLDYMSHFGRAGLMTEAVLLGNIPVRTGKRIEWDPTNMKITNAPELNDLLDMPYRQGWKP from the coding sequence ATGAGAAACAAGAGCACGCGGCGGGTCTTCCTCGGACAGCTGGGAATCGGCCTGTGGGCGGTGGGCGGAGCCAGGAGGGCTTGTGCCGGTTCGAGTGGCGACAAGCTCAACGTCGCCCTGATCGGCGTCGGCGGCCGTGGATGGGACAATTTCACGGCCATGCGCGGCGAGAACATCGTGGCGCTGTGCGACGTGGACGAGGCTCACGCGGGCGGTGCCTTCAAGGCAATGCCGGACGTTCCGAAATTCGCTGATTACCGGCAGATGTTCGACAGGATGCACAAGCAGATCGACGCCGTCGTCATCAGCACGCCCGATCATATGCACGCCATCATGACGCTGGCGGCCATGCAACTCGGCAAGCATGTCTACTGCGAGAAGCCGCTGACGCACACGGTGGCGGAGGCCCGGCGGGTTGCCCAGGCGACCGCCAAGTACAAGGTCGTGACCCAGATGGGCAATGGGGGCAACGCTCTCGCTGGCTCCCGCAGGACGGTGGAACTGCTGCGCGCGAGGGCGATCGGCGAAGTGCGCGAGGTCCATGTCTGGACCGACCGGCCAGGCAGCTATTGGCGAAACGCGCTCGACCGCCCCACCGACACGCCACCTGTACCCAAAACGCTGCATTGGGACCTCTGGCTGGGTGTCGCCCAAGCCCGGCCGTATCACCCCGCCTACCTGCCTGCCGTCTGGCGCGGCTGGTTCGACTTCGGAACGGGCGCGCTGGGTGATATCGCCTGCCACTCCTGCAACACCATGTTCTGGGGCCTGGGGCTGCGCGATCCGACGAGTGTCGAGGCCGAGACATCCGAACGTCACAAGGAGAGTTTCCCGGCCTGGAGTCGAATCAAGTGGCAGTTCCCGGCCCGTGACGGCCGTGGGCCAGTCACCGTGTTCTGGTATGACGGCGGCCAGAAACCTACCGGCGATGTGCTCGACGGTCAACCGCCGGGAGATAATGGCGTGGTCTTCGTGGGCGACAAGGGCCGCATGCGCATCAACGGGCGCTACCAGCCCTCCCTGCTCCCGGAGAAGGACTTTGCGGGATACACGCCGCCGCCGAAAACACTGCCCGATTCACCCGGACATCACGAGGAGTGGATCCGTAACTGTAAGAACGGCGACCTTGGTCTTGACTACATGAGCCATTTCGGGCGAGCCGGCCTGATGACTGAGGCGGTGCTGCTCGGCAATATCCCGGTCCGCACCGGCAAGCGCATCGAGTGGGATCCGACGAACATGAAGATCACCAACGCGCCGGAATTGAACGATTTGCTGGATATGCCGTACCGCCAAGGCTGGAAACCCTGA
- the gap gene encoding type I glyceraldehyde-3-phosphate dehydrogenase, protein MALRVGINGFGRIGRLVMRAALTDKDIEFVGINDVVPAENLAYLLKYDSTHGRAKVNISAQGENVVVAGKKIPCCSILDPAQLPWKDLKVDYVVESTGKFTDRAGATKHLTAGAKRVLISAPAKDKDISTLVMGVNEEKFDKAKDTIVSNASCTTNCLAPIVKVVLDNFGVAEGLMTTIHAMTATQPTVDGPSKKDLRGGRGAGQNAIPASTGAAKAVSLCIPEVKGKLTGMAFRIPTADVSAVDLTVRTEKATSLKDISAAMKAASEGRMKGILGYTEEPVVSSDFIGCSLSSIYDATACIELNSNFFKLISWYDNEMGYSCRVIDLLKLMAKKDGLL, encoded by the coding sequence ATGGCTTTGCGCGTTGGAATCAATGGATTCGGCCGTATCGGCCGCCTGGTGATGCGAGCTGCCTTGACCGACAAGGACATCGAGTTCGTCGGCATCAACGATGTGGTACCTGCTGAAAACCTGGCCTACTTGTTGAAGTATGACTCAACCCATGGGCGTGCCAAGGTCAATATCAGTGCTCAAGGCGAGAACGTCGTCGTGGCTGGCAAGAAGATCCCTTGTTGCTCCATCCTGGATCCCGCCCAGCTTCCCTGGAAGGATCTCAAGGTCGACTACGTGGTCGAGTCCACAGGCAAGTTCACCGACCGAGCGGGTGCGACCAAGCACCTGACCGCCGGGGCCAAGCGGGTCCTCATTTCGGCGCCCGCCAAGGACAAAGACATCTCGACCTTGGTGATGGGTGTCAACGAGGAGAAGTTCGACAAGGCCAAGGACACCATCGTCTCGAACGCGAGTTGCACCACGAACTGCCTGGCTCCGATCGTCAAGGTCGTCCTGGACAACTTTGGTGTGGCCGAAGGTCTCATGACTACGATCCATGCCATGACCGCAACTCAACCGACGGTGGACGGGCCGAGCAAGAAGGACCTCCGCGGCGGCCGTGGCGCCGGCCAGAACGCGATCCCGGCATCGACCGGCGCCGCCAAGGCCGTCAGCCTCTGTATTCCCGAGGTGAAGGGCAAGCTCACCGGCATGGCCTTCCGCATTCCGACCGCAGACGTCTCCGCCGTGGACCTGACCGTTCGCACCGAGAAAGCCACCTCGCTGAAGGACATCAGCGCGGCCATGAAAGCCGCCTCTGAGGGTCGCATGAAGGGCATTCTCGGCTACACGGAGGAGCCGGTCGTCAGCAGCGATTTCATCGGTTGCTCCCTGTCGAGCATCTACGATGCCACGGCATGCATCGAGCTGAACTCCAACTTCTTCAAGCTCATCTCCTGGTACGACAACGAGATGGGCTACTCCTGCCGCGTCATCGACCTCTTGAAGCTGATGGCCAAGAAGGACGGTCTGCTGTAA